Proteins from one Thioflavicoccus mobilis 8321 genomic window:
- the ribBA gene encoding bifunctional 3,4-dihydroxy-2-butanone-4-phosphate synthase/GTP cyclohydrolase II, with translation MALNSIEEIIDDLRAGKMVIIMDDEDRENEGDLLLAADCVTPEAINFMAKYGRGLHCLTLTKERCEQLRLPLMVADNNAPLGTAFTVSIDAAAGITTGISAADRAKTIRDAVAAKASPHDLVQPGHIFPVMAQPGGVLVRAGHTEAGCDLARLAGLSPAAVIVEILNEDGTMARRPDLEVFAETHGLKIGTIADLIHYRVRHEKTVRCEGDCELNTEYGTFRVTAYRDTIDDQVHLALTCGQLSADRPTLVRVHLQSALCDLFATHHSACGWPLRDVMRQIAAEGEGAIVVLRNRDAAGDILARLRDLQLHDEDDRVPPRRQDRNALRTYGVGAQILADLGVGKMRVMSAPKSMHGISGFDLEVVEYLGGDGA, from the coding sequence ATGGCCCTGAACTCAATCGAAGAAATCATTGATGACCTGCGCGCCGGTAAGATGGTCATCATCATGGACGACGAGGATCGCGAGAACGAAGGCGACCTCCTGCTGGCCGCCGACTGCGTGACGCCCGAGGCCATCAACTTCATGGCCAAGTACGGCCGCGGCCTGCACTGCCTGACCTTGACGAAGGAACGCTGCGAGCAGTTGCGCCTGCCGTTGATGGTCGCCGACAATAATGCCCCGCTCGGCACGGCCTTCACCGTCTCCATCGATGCCGCCGCCGGCATCACCACCGGCATCTCGGCCGCCGATCGGGCAAAGACGATCCGCGATGCGGTCGCCGCGAAGGCCTCGCCGCACGATCTGGTGCAGCCGGGCCACATCTTCCCGGTGATGGCCCAGCCGGGCGGCGTGCTGGTGCGCGCCGGTCACACCGAGGCCGGCTGCGACCTGGCCCGCCTCGCCGGCCTGTCGCCGGCCGCCGTCATCGTCGAGATCCTGAACGAAGACGGCACCATGGCCCGGCGACCGGACCTGGAGGTCTTCGCCGAGACCCACGGGCTGAAGATCGGCACGATCGCCGACCTGATCCACTACCGCGTGCGCCACGAGAAGACGGTGCGCTGCGAGGGCGACTGCGAGCTCAATACCGAGTACGGCACCTTCCGCGTCACCGCCTATCGCGACACGATCGACGATCAGGTCCACCTGGCGCTGACCTGCGGTCAGCTCTCGGCCGATCGCCCGACCCTGGTGCGCGTGCACCTGCAGAGCGCGCTGTGCGACCTGTTCGCGACCCACCATTCCGCCTGCGGCTGGCCGCTGCGCGACGTGATGCGCCAGATCGCCGCGGAGGGCGAGGGGGCCATCGTCGTGCTGCGCAACCGCGATGCGGCCGGCGATATCCTGGCGCGACTGCGCGACCTCCAGCTCCACGATGAGGACGATCGCGTGCCACCGCGCCGCCAGGACCGCAACGCGCTGCGCACCTATGGGGTCGGCGCGCAGATCCTGGCCGATCTCGGGGTCGGCAAGATGCGCGTGATGAGCGCACCCAAGTCGATGCACGGCATCTCAGGCTTCGACCTGGAGGTGGTCGAGTACCTGGGCGGCGACGGCGCCTGA
- a CDS encoding riboflavin synthase, whose amino-acid sequence MFTGIIQAVGEVRRLEPRGGDVRLVIATGKLAMDGVVIGDSIAVNGTCLTAVALGGAEFAADVSRETLNLTTLGALGPGSRVNLEKALTLSTPLGGHLVSGHVDGVGEVLEFREDGRAWRLRIQAPGELARYIAPKGSICVDGTSLTVNRVAGAEFELMIVPHTLEETIIADYRSGTRVNLEVDLIARYLERLVLGERAADPAAAGITEEFLARHGFLK is encoded by the coding sequence ATGTTTACAGGTATCATCCAGGCGGTCGGCGAGGTGCGCCGGCTCGAGCCCCGCGGCGGGGACGTGCGGCTGGTCATCGCGACCGGCAAGTTGGCGATGGACGGCGTCGTCATCGGCGACAGCATCGCCGTCAATGGCACCTGCCTGACCGCTGTAGCGCTCGGCGGCGCGGAGTTCGCCGCCGACGTCTCGCGCGAGACGCTGAACCTGACGACGCTCGGCGCACTCGGCCCGGGCAGCCGAGTGAACCTGGAGAAGGCCCTGACCCTGTCGACGCCGCTCGGCGGCCACCTGGTCAGCGGCCATGTCGACGGCGTCGGCGAGGTGCTCGAGTTCCGCGAGGACGGCCGCGCCTGGCGGTTGCGGATCCAGGCCCCGGGCGAGCTGGCCCGCTACATCGCGCCGAAGGGCTCGATCTGCGTCGACGGCACGAGCCTCACCGTCAACCGCGTCGCCGGCGCCGAGTTCGAGCTGATGATCGTCCCCCACACGCTGGAGGAGACCATCATCGCCGACTACCGCTCGGGCACCCGCGTCAACCTGGAGGTGGATCTGATCGCCCGCTACCTGGAGCGCTTGGTCCTCGGCGAGCGCGCCGCCGACCCGGCCGCCGCCGGCATCACCGAGGAATTCCTCGCCCGTCACGGTTTCCTGAAGTGA
- a CDS encoding type II toxin-antitoxin system Phd/YefM family antitoxin — translation MTAKYGHRGLAMNVSAAEFKAKCLKLIDEVADTHEPLVITPLVITKGGEPMAQLVPIEDETSASGYGYMRGRVAIHGEILAPGDEAWSAEAGDEDPLYTDLEDRSRRR, via the coding sequence ATGACCGCAAAATATGGTCACCGAGGGCTCGCCATGAACGTCAGCGCCGCCGAATTCAAGGCCAAGTGCCTGAAACTGATCGACGAGGTCGCCGACACGCACGAGCCGCTGGTCATCACGCCGCTGGTCATCACCAAGGGGGGCGAGCCGATGGCCCAGCTGGTGCCCATCGAGGACGAGACCTCGGCGAGCGGGTACGGCTACATGCGGGGCCGCGTCGCCATCCACGGCGAGATCCTCGCGCCCGGCGACGAGGCGTGGTCCGCCGAGGCCGGCGATGAAGACCCCCTCTACACCGACCTGGAGGACCGCTCGCGGCGCCGATGA
- a CDS encoding PQQ-binding-like beta-propeller repeat protein has protein sequence MDATEPDSIRASLEALLPTLTPANRERLAKLLTLLDGDRVALGTVLATLFPEAASEARALADLRQFLNRLREAARNTGQPIQVSSGNKKAPIEERDLWFHVQRLLDERIAGFSRAAADLNTDELVAQKAHVVPPRRQVRVLIDFAGADEALARRLIGELRAQLAIAKDYAFEVWSALDLRAGEDGEATRSRAIERSDLAILLLSPAYLAERSTAVGALRDRAIVPVRLDEVDPARHAMSGLDKLVPFPRAGAAYARTTKRRDFASKLFEEICELTEGKKLGRRQPVEEPALDAAREPPPPRGQALLPEPDVPPEQTEHSFARRVELKTLGMPAASETARDDGVVALDYLMEWLQDPHGPPYAAVLGEYGMGKTVLCQTLTLRLLDERRADPALPEPLYFDFRNLKSRPEVARSNLPRILDELIRNNWKIGAPDAGFDHREVFDLAQRRGGLVIFDGLDEVLVYLSEAEGQQFVRELWRLLPPAAWRRSKTEPAPAEARPGRLILSCRTHYFKRFRDEVAFYRGEHREDLTDAQYRALILLPFTEEQIRSYLAKSLGPEAGAAAFATLSRFHDLTDLARRPFNLALIRRHIQALEERRLARGRLQVVDFYDELVESSLDRDNAKHQIRPEHKRWLMQHLAAEVWRSGRATWSIGEVETWRKGVFRAHPDLAEDYAAVTADQLNEDLRTATFIVRAGDDGFRFAHTSLQEYFLAGFLCGALVEGDAAAWQIAMPSRETLDFLGQLLEAAPNDQALDGLNAIRRAYRPQASELAVAYLLQARERDHPTIPLAGFQLQGAQLAGTRFVGDDNLPLNLAGADLSGADLRDAWFEHVNLDGCRFQEAHLDRARFSQCRLRSADLRDAEMPGAWLRRCDLTGTAVDQARTHRTWLIRCGGTAADGSNGPPALRLTGAEPEALAGRPTEAQLRSFAGHVGEVNAVAWSPDGARLASAGNDGSLRLWDAASGAPLWLARGHEGSVLSCAFSPDGARLASAGSDGSLRLWDAASGAPLWLARGHEGSVSSCAFSPDGARLASAGSDGSLRLWDAASGAPLWLARGHEGSVWSCAFSPDGARLASAGYDGSLRLWDAASGAPLWLARGHEGSVWSCAFSPDGARLASAGYDGSLRLWDAASGAPLWVARGHEGSVSSCAFSPDGARLASAGSDGSLRLWDAASGAPLWLARGHKGSVWSCAFSPDGARLASAGSDGSLRLWDAASGAPLWLARGHEGSVWSCAFSPDGARLASAGSDGSLRLWDAASGAPLWLARGHEGSVWSCAFSPDGARLASAGSDGSLRLWDAASGAPLWLARGHEGWVWSCAFSPDGARLASAGSDGSLRLWDAASGAPLWLARGHEGSVWSCAFSPDGARLASAGSDGSLRLWDAASGAPLWLARGHEGSVSSCAFSPDGARLASAGSDGSLRLWDAASGAPLWLARGHKGSVWSCAFSPDGARLASAGSDGSLRLWDAASGAPLWLARGHEGSVSSCAFSPDGARLASAGDDGSLRLWEAANGHPLRVYAMEPGGHAVWDVSDNRLLAAAGDAWLWLGWQVRDPATGALDHWPLEALTDLPEPGGAHRSRPLASSTDRD, from the coding sequence ATGGACGCGACCGAACCCGACTCGATCCGAGCCTCCCTCGAGGCCCTGCTGCCCACCCTGACGCCGGCCAACCGCGAGCGGCTCGCGAAGCTCCTGACCTTGCTCGACGGGGACCGGGTCGCCCTCGGCACCGTGCTCGCGACCCTGTTTCCCGAGGCCGCAAGCGAGGCGCGCGCCCTGGCCGACCTGCGCCAGTTCCTCAACCGGCTGCGCGAGGCGGCCCGCAATACCGGCCAGCCGATCCAGGTCAGCAGCGGCAACAAGAAGGCCCCGATCGAGGAACGGGACCTCTGGTTCCACGTACAGCGTCTCCTCGACGAGCGGATCGCCGGCTTCTCCCGGGCCGCGGCCGACCTGAACACGGACGAGCTGGTCGCTCAGAAGGCCCATGTGGTCCCGCCACGGCGCCAGGTTCGCGTCCTGATCGATTTCGCCGGCGCCGACGAGGCGCTGGCGCGGCGCCTGATCGGCGAGCTGCGCGCGCAGCTCGCCATCGCGAAGGACTACGCCTTCGAGGTCTGGTCTGCATTGGACCTGCGGGCCGGCGAGGACGGTGAAGCGACCCGGTCGCGCGCGATCGAGCGCAGCGATCTCGCGATCCTCCTGCTGAGCCCGGCCTATCTCGCCGAGCGGTCGACCGCCGTCGGCGCGCTTCGGGACCGCGCGATCGTGCCCGTGCGCCTGGACGAGGTCGATCCGGCGCGCCACGCCATGTCGGGGCTGGATAAGCTCGTCCCCTTTCCACGAGCGGGCGCGGCCTATGCGAGGACAACCAAGAGGCGAGACTTCGCCTCGAAGCTGTTCGAAGAGATCTGCGAGCTGACCGAAGGAAAAAAGCTTGGCCGCCGGCAGCCTGTCGAAGAACCGGCCCTCGATGCCGCCCGCGAACCGCCACCACCGCGCGGCCAAGCCCTGCTCCCGGAGCCTGACGTGCCGCCCGAGCAGACCGAGCACAGTTTCGCCCGCCGCGTGGAGCTGAAGACCCTCGGCATGCCGGCCGCGTCCGAAACGGCCCGGGACGACGGCGTCGTCGCCCTCGACTACCTGATGGAATGGCTGCAGGATCCGCACGGCCCGCCCTACGCCGCGGTGCTCGGCGAGTACGGCATGGGCAAGACGGTGCTCTGCCAGACCCTGACCCTGCGCCTGCTCGACGAGCGCCGGGCCGATCCGGCGCTCCCCGAGCCGCTCTACTTCGACTTCCGCAACCTCAAGTCCCGCCCCGAGGTGGCCCGCTCCAACCTGCCGCGCATCCTCGACGAGCTGATCCGCAACAACTGGAAGATCGGCGCCCCAGATGCCGGCTTCGACCACCGGGAGGTCTTCGACCTGGCCCAGCGCCGCGGCGGGCTGGTGATCTTCGACGGCCTCGACGAGGTCCTGGTCTATCTCAGCGAGGCCGAGGGCCAGCAGTTCGTCCGCGAGCTCTGGCGCCTGCTGCCGCCGGCGGCCTGGCGACGGTCGAAGACCGAGCCGGCGCCGGCCGAGGCGCGCCCGGGCCGCCTGATCCTGTCCTGCCGGACCCACTACTTCAAGCGCTTCCGCGACGAGGTCGCCTTCTACCGCGGCGAGCACCGCGAGGACCTGACCGACGCCCAGTACCGCGCCCTGATCCTGCTGCCCTTCACCGAGGAGCAGATCCGCAGCTACCTGGCGAAGTCGCTCGGGCCGGAGGCCGGCGCCGCGGCCTTCGCGACCCTGAGCCGCTTCCACGACCTGACGGACCTCGCCCGCCGCCCCTTCAACCTGGCGCTGATCCGCCGGCACATCCAGGCCCTGGAGGAGCGCCGGCTGGCCCGCGGCCGCCTCCAGGTCGTCGACTTCTACGACGAGCTGGTCGAGTCGTCGCTCGACCGGGACAACGCCAAGCACCAGATCCGCCCCGAGCACAAGCGCTGGCTGATGCAGCACCTGGCGGCCGAGGTCTGGCGCTCGGGCCGGGCGACCTGGTCGATCGGCGAGGTCGAGACCTGGCGCAAGGGCGTCTTCCGCGCCCACCCGGACCTGGCCGAGGACTATGCCGCCGTCACCGCCGACCAGCTCAACGAGGACCTGCGCACGGCGACCTTCATCGTCCGCGCCGGCGACGACGGCTTCCGCTTCGCCCACACCTCGTTGCAGGAATACTTCCTCGCCGGCTTCCTCTGCGGCGCCCTGGTCGAGGGCGACGCCGCGGCCTGGCAGATCGCCATGCCGAGCCGCGAGACCCTCGACTTTCTCGGCCAGTTGCTCGAAGCCGCCCCCAACGACCAGGCCCTGGACGGGCTCAATGCGATCCGCCGCGCCTATCGGCCGCAGGCCAGCGAACTGGCGGTCGCCTACCTGCTCCAGGCGCGCGAGCGAGACCACCCGACGATCCCGCTGGCCGGGTTCCAGCTCCAGGGCGCCCAGCTCGCCGGCACCCGGTTCGTCGGCGACGACAACCTGCCGCTGAACCTGGCGGGGGCTGACCTCTCGGGCGCCGATCTCCGCGACGCCTGGTTCGAACACGTGAATCTGGACGGCTGCCGATTCCAAGAGGCCCACCTCGACCGCGCCCGCTTCAGCCAATGCCGGCTGCGGTCGGCCGATCTCCGCGACGCCGAGATGCCGGGCGCCTGGCTGCGCCGCTGCGACCTGACCGGCACAGCGGTCGACCAGGCCCGCACCCACCGGACCTGGCTGATTCGCTGCGGCGGCACGGCCGCGGACGGCTCGAACGGCCCGCCCGCGCTGCGGCTGACCGGCGCCGAGCCCGAGGCCCTCGCTGGACGCCCGACCGAGGCGCAGCTGCGATCCTTCGCCGGCCACGTCGGCGAAGTGAACGCCGTCGCCTGGTCCCCGGACGGCGCCCGCCTCGCCAGCGCCGGCAACGACGGCTCCCTGCGCCTCTGGGACGCCGCCAGCGGCGCGCCACTCTGGCTCGCCCGCGGCCACGAGGGCTCGGTGTTGTCCTGCGCCTTCAGCCCCGACGGCGCCCGCCTCGCCAGCGCCGGCTCCGACGGCTCCCTGCGCCTCTGGGACGCCGCCAGCGGCGCGCCGCTCTGGCTCGCCCGCGGCCACGAGGGCTCGGTGTCGTCCTGCGCCTTCAGCCCCGACGGCGCCCGCCTCGCCAGCGCCGGCTCCGACGGCTCCCTGCGCCTCTGGGACGCCGCCAGCGGCGCGCCGCTCTGGCTCGCCCGCGGCCACGAGGGCTCGGTGTGGTCCTGCGCCTTCAGCCCCGACGGCGCCCGCCTCGCCAGCGCCGGCTACGACGGCTCCCTGCGCCTCTGGGACGCCGCCAGCGGCGCGCCGCTCTGGCTCGCCCGCGGCCACGAGGGCTCGGTGTGGTCCTGCGCCTTCAGCCCCGACGGCGCCCGCCTCGCCAGCGCCGGCTACGACGGCTCCCTGCGCCTCTGGGACGCCGCCAGCGGCGCGCCGCTCTGGGTCGCCCGCGGCCACGAGGGCTCGGTGTCGTCCTGCGCCTTCAGCCCCGACGGCGCCCGCCTCGCCAGCGCCGGCTCCGACGGCTCCCTGCGCCTCTGGGACGCCGCCAGCGGCGCGCCGCTCTGGCTCGCCCGCGGCCACAAGGGCTCGGTGTGGTCCTGCGCCTTCAGCCCCGACGGCGCCCGCCTCGCCAGCGCCGGCTCCGACGGCTCCCTGCGCCTCTGGGACGCCGCCAGCGGCGCGCCGCTCTGGCTCGCCCGCGGCCACGAGGGCTCGGTGTGGTCCTGCGCCTTCAGCCCCGACGGCGCCCGCCTCGCCAGCGCCGGCTCCGACGGCTCCCTGCGCCTCTGGGACGCCGCCAGCGGCGCGCCGCTCTGGCTCGCCCGCGGCCACGAGGGCTCGGTGTGGTCCTGCGCCTTCAGCCCCGACGGCGCCCGCCTCGCCAGCGCCGGCTCCGACGGCTCCCTGCGCCTCTGGGACGCCGCCAGCGGCGCGCCGCTCTGGCTCGCCCGCGGCCACGAGGGCTGGGTGTGGTCCTGCGCCTTCAGCCCCGACGGCGCCCGCCTCGCCAGCGCCGGCTCCGACGGCTCCCTGCGCCTCTGGGACGCCGCCAGCGGCGCGCCGCTCTGGCTCGCCCGCGGCCACGAGGGCTCGGTGTGGTCCTGCGCCTTCAGCCCCGACGGCGCCCGCCTCGCCAGCGCCGGCTCCGACGGCTCCCTGCGCCTCTGGGACGCCGCCAGCGGCGCGCCGCTCTGGCTCGCCCGCGGCCACGAGGGCTCGGTGTCGTCCTGCGCCTTCAGCCCCGACGGCGCCCGCCTCGCCAGCGCCGGCTCCGACGGCTCCCTGCGCCTCTGGGACGCCGCCAGCGGCGCGCCGCTCTGGCTCGCCCGCGGCCACAAGGGCTCGGTGTGGTCCTGCGCCTTCAGCCCCGACGGCGCCCGCCTCGCCAGCGCCGGCTCCGACGGCTCCCTGCGCCTCTGGGACGCCGCCAGCGGCGCGCCGCTCTGGCTCGCCCGCGGCCACGAGGGCTCGGTGTCGTCCTGCGCCTTCAGCCCCGACGGCGCCCGCCTCGCGAGCGCCGGCGACGACGGCTCCCTGCGCCTCTGGGAGGCCGCGAATGGACACCCGTTGCGCGTCTACGCGATGGAGCCGGGCGGCCATGCCGTCTGGGACGTGTCGGACAACCGGCTCCTCGCGGCCGCCGGCGACGCCTGGCTCTGGCTCGGCTGGCAGGTGCGCGACCCGGCGACCGGCGCCCTGGACCACTGGCCGCTGGAGGCCCTGACCGACCTGCCCGAGCCGGGCGGCGCCCATCGCAGCCGACCGCTGGCCTCCTCCACGGACCGCGACTAG
- a CDS encoding toll/interleukin-1 receptor domain-containing protein, which produces MSQAQGSSRPIVRIFLSYAHDDGDQIQRFRALLERHLKAARHFDFDLWWDGRIPIGARWRDEIEARLNAGQVGLACISPAFLASEFIERHELPVLLKQTPHLVPVLLEDVSFRYHDTKGLEERQVFMLDGKGFAASRRKDAFVLALFERINELLLP; this is translated from the coding sequence ATGTCCCAGGCACAGGGCTCTTCACGGCCGATCGTCAGGATCTTCCTCAGCTACGCGCATGACGACGGCGACCAGATCCAGCGTTTCCGCGCACTGCTCGAACGCCACCTCAAGGCCGCTCGGCACTTCGACTTCGATCTCTGGTGGGACGGCCGCATCCCCATCGGTGCCCGCTGGCGCGACGAGATCGAGGCCCGCCTGAACGCCGGCCAGGTCGGCCTCGCCTGCATCAGCCCGGCCTTCCTGGCCTCGGAATTCATCGAACGGCACGAGCTGCCGGTCCTGCTAAAGCAGACGCCCCACCTGGTGCCCGTCCTGCTGGAGGACGTCAGCTTCCGCTACCACGACACCAAGGGCCTGGAGGAGCGGCAGGTCTTCATGCTCGACGGCAAGGGCTTCGCAGCCAGCCGCCGAAAGGACGCCTTCGTCCTGGCGCTCTTCGAACGGATCAACGAGCTGCTGCTCCCGTGA
- a CDS encoding response regulator transcription factor — translation MHLLLIEDNPDLVGNLSDFFESRGHTVDIAQNGPAGLSFGLAGRYDVIVLDLMLPGMDGLEVCARLREARVATPVLMLTARDTLADKLEGFGRGADDYLVKPFALPELEARLTALARRARGETVRCRLAVADLTLDPETLRVERGGRRIELAPIPLRILEVLMRRSPAVVRRGELEREVWGDDPPDSDALRAHIHILRSAVDREAEVALVRTVRGIGYQLVAPDER, via the coding sequence ATGCATTTGCTGCTCATCGAGGACAATCCGGACCTGGTCGGCAACCTGAGCGACTTCTTCGAGTCGCGCGGGCACACGGTCGACATCGCGCAGAACGGTCCGGCTGGGCTGAGTTTCGGCCTCGCGGGCCGCTACGACGTGATCGTGCTGGACCTGATGCTACCGGGGATGGACGGGCTCGAGGTCTGCGCCCGGCTGCGCGAGGCTAGGGTGGCGACGCCGGTCCTGATGCTGACGGCCCGCGACACCCTCGCCGATAAGCTCGAGGGCTTCGGCCGCGGGGCCGATGATTACCTGGTCAAGCCGTTCGCGCTGCCCGAGCTGGAGGCGCGCCTGACCGCCCTCGCCCGCCGCGCGCGCGGCGAGACGGTGCGGTGCCGGCTCGCGGTCGCCGACCTGACGCTCGACCCCGAGACGCTGCGGGTCGAGCGCGGTGGGCGGCGCATCGAGCTGGCGCCGATCCCGTTGCGCATCCTCGAGGTCCTGATGCGCCGCTCGCCGGCCGTCGTGCGCCGCGGCGAGCTCGAGCGCGAGGTCTGGGGCGACGACCCGCCGGACAGCGATGCGCTGCGCGCCCACATCCACATCCTGCGCAGCGCCGTCGACCGCGAGGCCGAGGTGGCGCTGGTCCGCACGGTGCGCGGTATCGGCTATCAACTCGTCGCCCCGGATGAGCGTTAG
- a CDS encoding sensor histidine kinase codes for MSVRRSLRNRVAITLAAFAALVSLSLATLMYLASHDLERRLVDETLNAELDDYIARRERNPRSLPAQTATIRAFVVAENGGTMPIPPAVAALSSGRHELVLDGRPYRAAVRRADDRRFVVLFDVGALQRRERLFLLLLSVSVVLITVVSALSGRWLATAVIAPVTRLARRVAGLQPGEAPPPLAGEFPWYEVQELAADFDDYLARLHAFSERERLFTGDVSHELRTPLAVAAGAAELLAADPSLGEHNRARVARIGRAVAEMGEMTAALLALAREQGTAVAQPQPVSCDVALVAGELIERYRELFRAKPVTLTLEVRAHPQLAADRAVLSMVLGNLVRNALGFTQEGEVAVRIEADALEVSDTGPGISRVIQRHGGDLFRPYVRGPDSDGAGLGLSLVQRLCVHQGWQVGLTGRPGGGTVARLVFGGAGLVDL; via the coding sequence ATGAGCGTTAGGCGCAGCCTGCGCAACCGGGTCGCCATCACGCTGGCCGCCTTCGCCGCTCTGGTCAGCCTGTCACTCGCGACCCTGATGTACCTCGCCTCGCACGACCTGGAGCGACGCCTGGTCGACGAGACGCTGAACGCCGAGCTCGACGACTACATCGCCCGCCGCGAGCGCAACCCCCGATCGCTACCGGCGCAGACGGCGACCATCCGCGCCTTCGTCGTCGCCGAGAACGGCGGAACCATGCCGATCCCGCCGGCCGTCGCGGCCCTGTCGTCCGGGCGCCACGAGCTGGTCCTCGATGGCAGGCCGTACCGCGCCGCGGTGCGTCGCGCCGACGACCGGCGCTTCGTCGTGCTCTTCGATGTCGGGGCCTTGCAGCGCCGCGAGCGGCTCTTCCTCCTGCTGCTCAGCGTCAGCGTGGTGCTGATCACGGTCGTTTCGGCGCTCTCTGGGCGTTGGCTCGCCACGGCCGTCATCGCCCCGGTCACGCGTCTGGCGCGGCGCGTCGCCGGCCTGCAACCGGGCGAGGCACCGCCGCCGCTCGCCGGGGAGTTTCCGTGGTACGAAGTCCAGGAACTGGCGGCCGACTTCGACGACTACCTGGCCCGTCTGCACGCCTTCAGCGAGCGCGAGCGACTCTTCACGGGCGATGTCAGCCACGAGCTGCGCACGCCGCTCGCCGTGGCCGCCGGTGCCGCCGAGCTGCTCGCGGCCGATCCGAGCCTCGGCGAGCACAACCGGGCACGCGTCGCGCGCATCGGGCGTGCCGTTGCCGAAATGGGCGAGATGACGGCGGCCCTGCTGGCCCTGGCCCGCGAGCAGGGCACGGCAGTGGCGCAGCCGCAGCCGGTCTCGTGCGACGTCGCGCTGGTCGCCGGCGAGCTCATCGAGCGCTACCGGGAACTGTTTCGCGCCAAGCCGGTGACGCTGACGCTCGAGGTCCGCGCCCACCCGCAACTCGCCGCCGATCGTGCCGTCCTGTCGATGGTCCTCGGCAACCTCGTGCGCAACGCCCTGGGCTTTACGCAAGAGGGAGAGGTTGCCGTTCGTATCGAGGCAGACGCGCTGGAGGTGAGCGACACGGGCCCGGGTATCTCCCGGGTGATCCAACGCCACGGCGGCGACCTCTTTCGCCCCTACGTGCGGGGACCCGATAGCGATGGGGCCGGGCTCGGTCTGTCGCTCGTGCAGCGCCTCTGTGTACACCAGGGGTGGCAGGTCGGACTCACCGGCCGGCCCGGTGGCGGGACCGTCGCTCGTCTCGTCTTCGGCGGCGCGGGCCTCGTCGACCTTTGA
- a CDS encoding ankyrin repeat domain-containing protein produces the protein MDAGADPNARTRWKNNRETPLEAAVNKGNVALAIRLLDAGASLNPDRLEYGPVLSLALTSPVMLERLLNSGLDLNQKDIFGRYPLSIAMDEGSPAALEMMVEAGAEPYLKDWRGPQPFLRFAKRGLADLVRLCLERSAIIRQDSALRKDALFLAMRSGRTDVVRVLLEREPFYTRMESVDAVLKNSKPPPDDPDAIRDIRALFERRLKP, from the coding sequence ATCGATGCCGGTGCCGACCCCAACGCCCGCACGCGGTGGAAGAACAACAGGGAGACACCGTTGGAAGCGGCGGTCAACAAGGGCAACGTCGCCCTGGCCATCCGGTTGCTGGATGCCGGCGCGTCGCTGAATCCCGACCGCTTGGAGTATGGGCCGGTCTTGTCGCTGGCCCTCACCTCTCCGGTCATGCTGGAACGGCTGTTGAATTCCGGTCTGGACCTCAACCAGAAAGACATCTTCGGCCGCTATCCTCTCAGCATCGCCATGGATGAGGGTTCGCCCGCCGCCCTCGAGATGATGGTCGAAGCCGGCGCGGAACCCTACCTGAAGGACTGGCGCGGACCTCAGCCCTTTCTGCGTTTCGCGAAACGGGGTTTGGCGGACCTGGTGCGGCTTTGCCTGGAGAGGAGTGCGATCATCCGTCAAGACAGTGCCCTGCGAAAGGACGCCCTGTTCCTGGCCATGCGCAGCGGGAGGACCGACGTGGTCCGGGTGCTGCTGGAGCGGGAGCCGTTCTACACGCGCATGGAGTCGGTCGACGCAGTCCTGAAGAATTCCAAGCCACCACCCGATGACCCGGATGCCATCCGCGACATCCGCGCCCTGTTCGAACGCCGCCTGAAACCGTGA